A genomic region of Deinococcus sp. KSM4-11 contains the following coding sequences:
- a CDS encoding NADH:flavin oxidoreductase/NADH oxidase: MSESTPLLFQPLKLKYLTLPNRVVVSPMCMYSAQNGYANDFHLVHLGQYALAGVGLIFNEATAVSPEGRISPEDLGLWDDQQIAPLGRITDFIHAQGGRIGIQLAHAGRKASTFAPWRGRGAVPPEQGGWEVIGPDTAAFDPSYPTPIAMTTEDIARVTGDFVAATRRAEIAGFDTVEVHAAHGYLLHQFLSPLANSRTDGYGGSFENRTRFLLEVVRAVRAVWPMHKPLFVRVSATDWAEGGWDADQTTQLAGLLLNEGVDVLDVSSGGLTSAQQITAGPAYQVPFAAQVKAAHPDLHVMAVGMIDTPERAEGILQNHDADLIAIARAHLGDPHWTEAAALALGVKPEVAAQYGRGGRRA; the protein is encoded by the coding sequence ATGAGTGAGTCCACCCCGTTGCTGTTCCAGCCCCTGAAACTGAAGTACCTGACTCTGCCCAACCGCGTGGTCGTGTCGCCCATGTGCATGTACTCGGCACAGAACGGCTACGCGAACGACTTCCATCTCGTTCACCTCGGGCAGTACGCCCTGGCGGGCGTGGGCCTGATCTTCAACGAGGCGACCGCCGTGTCGCCGGAGGGCCGCATCAGCCCCGAGGATCTGGGCCTGTGGGACGACCAGCAGATCGCGCCGCTGGGCCGCATCACGGACTTCATTCACGCGCAGGGGGGCCGGATCGGTATTCAGCTCGCCCACGCCGGGCGCAAGGCCAGCACCTTCGCGCCGTGGCGCGGCCGGGGCGCCGTCCCCCCTGAGCAGGGCGGATGGGAGGTGATCGGGCCGGACACGGCGGCCTTCGACCCCAGCTACCCCACGCCGATCGCCATGACCACCGAGGACATCGCCCGCGTGACCGGAGATTTCGTGGCGGCCACCCGCCGGGCCGAGATCGCCGGCTTCGACACGGTCGAGGTTCACGCCGCGCACGGCTACCTGCTGCACCAGTTCCTGTCGCCCCTGGCGAACAGCCGGACGGACGGGTACGGCGGGAGTTTCGAGAACCGCACGCGCTTCCTGCTGGAGGTTGTGCGGGCCGTGCGGGCCGTGTGGCCCATGCACAAGCCGCTGTTCGTACGGGTCAGCGCCACCGACTGGGCCGAGGGCGGCTGGGACGCCGACCAGACCACACAGCTGGCCGGACTCCTCCTGAACGAGGGTGTGGATGTGCTGGACGTCAGTTCCGGCGGCCTGACCAGTGCGCAGCAGATCACGGCCGGCCCCGCCTACCAGGTGCCGTTCGCCGCGCAGGTGAAGGCCGCGCATCCCGACCTGCATGTGATGGCCGTCGGCATGATCGACACGCCCGAGCGCGCCGAGGGCATCCTCCAGAACCACGATGCCGACCTGATCGCCATCGCCCGCGCGCACCTGGGCGACCCACACTGGACGGAGGCCGCCGCCCTTGCGCTGGGCGTGAAGCCCGAGGTCGCGGCGCAGTATGGACGGGGCGGTCGGCGCGCCTGA
- a CDS encoding ABC transporter permease, whose protein sequence is MTRYLRLIRIFTGATVAAQLEYRANFVGAVLASLGQVGVALLGIGVLFGQPGTTSVGGWSFREALLVTGFYMLTEGFIAVFVQPNMSRIAEAVRTGSMDFTLLKPIDAQFNVSTRNLNVLRMPDIVIGLGLILYSASALTVTPGSVLAATLLYASALVIVYCIWLGLSTTAFWFVKTQNVTELFSGVFGAARFPTSAFPVPVRFLLTFVVPVAFVTTVPAQALTGQLGVELALASPVVAAALFLVTRLFWRHAVASYTSASS, encoded by the coding sequence GTGACCCGCTACCTGCGTCTGATCCGGATCTTCACCGGAGCGACCGTCGCCGCGCAGCTGGAGTACCGCGCGAACTTCGTCGGGGCGGTGCTCGCCAGCCTGGGGCAGGTGGGCGTGGCGCTCCTGGGGATCGGCGTGCTGTTCGGTCAGCCGGGCACGACCAGTGTGGGCGGCTGGTCGTTCCGCGAGGCGCTGCTGGTCACGGGCTTCTACATGCTCACCGAGGGCTTCATCGCGGTGTTCGTGCAGCCGAACATGAGCCGCATCGCGGAGGCCGTCCGTACCGGCAGCATGGATTTCACGCTGCTCAAACCCATCGACGCGCAGTTCAACGTGAGTACCCGCAACCTGAACGTGCTGCGTATGCCGGACATCGTGATCGGGCTGGGCTTGATCCTGTACTCGGCCAGTGCGCTGACCGTCACGCCCGGCAGCGTGCTGGCGGCCACGCTGCTGTACGCCTCGGCGCTCGTCATCGTGTACTGCATCTGGCTGGGCCTGAGCACCACCGCCTTCTGGTTCGTGAAGACACAGAACGTGACCGAGCTGTTCAGCGGCGTGTTCGGCGCGGCCCGCTTCCCCACGAGCGCTTTCCCGGTGCCGGTGCGCTTCCTGCTGACCTTCGTGGTGCCCGTCGCGTTCGTGACCACCGTGCCCGCGCAGGCCCTGACCGGGCAGCTGGGCGTGGAACTGGCCCTCGCGTCCCCGGTCGTCGCGGCGGCCTTGTTTCTCGTCACGCGGCTGTTCTGGCGGCATGCGGTCGCCAGTTACACCAGCGCGAGCAGCTGA
- a CDS encoding ABC-2 family transporter protein, with protein MAEYRAEVVIWMLSGTLSLVMMLVWMAQAAAAPGGMVRGYKPADFATYFLATWVVAQLLVVWVSHELDYEIRQGVLSPKLLRPLDPFWQHLLGHVSERFIRIVPMLALVAVFAWLSGARFTPHWWAYPAALGLIVVGFSARFLWEYTIGLLAFWTDSSTSFQEIVWLVYAALGGMFAPLAFYPEWVQRIAVWTPFPYMLGLPAQLLAGKATLGQAGQGALVLLGWLAVFWVVRLTVWRAGLRKYGAVGA; from the coding sequence ATGGCCGAGTACCGCGCCGAGGTGGTGATCTGGATGCTGTCCGGCACCCTGTCGCTGGTGATGATGCTGGTGTGGATGGCCCAGGCGGCGGCGGCCCCCGGCGGCATGGTACGCGGGTATAAGCCCGCCGATTTCGCCACGTATTTCCTGGCCACGTGGGTGGTCGCACAACTGCTGGTGGTCTGGGTGTCACACGAGCTGGATTACGAGATCCGGCAGGGCGTGCTGTCGCCCAAGCTGCTGCGTCCGCTCGATCCGTTCTGGCAGCACCTGCTGGGGCACGTGTCCGAGCGGTTCATCCGGATCGTGCCCATGCTGGCTCTGGTGGCCGTGTTCGCGTGGCTGTCGGGGGCGCGCTTCACTCCGCACTGGTGGGCGTACCCGGCGGCCCTGGGCCTGATCGTCGTGGGCTTCAGTGCCCGCTTCCTGTGGGAGTACACCATTGGCCTGCTGGCGTTCTGGACGGATTCCAGCACGTCCTTCCAGGAGATCGTGTGGCTGGTGTACGCGGCGCTGGGCGGGATGTTCGCGCCCCTGGCCTTCTACCCGGAGTGGGTGCAGCGTATTGCAGTCTGGACGCCCTTTCCGTACATGTTGGGCCTGCCCGCGCAACTGCTGGCGGGAAAGGCCACGCTGGGGCAGGCGGGTCAGGGAGCGCTGGTGCTGCTGGGCTGGCTGGCCGTGTTCTGGGTGGTGCGGCTGACCGTGTGGCGGGCAGGCCTACGGAAGTACGGCGCGGTGGGCGCGTGA
- a CDS encoding ATP-binding cassette domain-containing protein has product MSIPMPDAAVHVRDLRKQYAVHEKEPGFLGSLKSFVSRTTRTVDAVKGVSFDLQPGEVVGFLGPNGAGKTTTLKMLSGLLHPSAGTARVVGFDPRRREAAFLKRITLVMGQKQQLLWDLPALDSFLVNQAIYEIPDDQYRATMREFTEVLSLDGILKKQVRKLSLGERMKCELAAALLHRPQVLFLDEPTIGLDVNMQEAVREFVQEYNRRYGATVMLTSHYMADVTALAQRILVIDQGQLVFDGDLAALAGQGSGGKTIRVQLRQVASPEALAGYGRVVSTDGLSAELTVPRGEVSARAARLLADFDVADLTVEDPPIEAVMAELFGGRRPEVLEAVAKEEVPA; this is encoded by the coding sequence ATGTCGATTCCCATGCCGGACGCTGCCGTCCACGTCCGCGACCTCCGGAAGCAGTACGCCGTGCACGAGAAGGAGCCGGGGTTCCTGGGCAGTCTGAAGTCCTTCGTCAGTCGCACGACCCGCACCGTGGACGCCGTCAAGGGTGTGTCCTTCGACCTGCAACCGGGCGAGGTCGTGGGCTTCCTGGGGCCGAACGGGGCGGGGAAGACGACGACCCTGAAGATGCTCTCGGGGCTCCTGCACCCGTCGGCGGGCACGGCTCGGGTGGTGGGCTTCGATCCCCGGCGGCGAGAGGCGGCGTTCCTGAAGCGCATCACGCTGGTGATGGGGCAAAAGCAGCAACTGCTGTGGGATCTACCCGCTCTGGATTCCTTTCTGGTGAATCAGGCGATCTACGAGATTCCCGACGATCAGTACCGGGCGACCATGCGGGAGTTCACGGAGGTGCTGTCGCTGGACGGCATCCTGAAAAAGCAGGTGCGCAAGCTTTCGCTGGGGGAGCGCATGAAGTGCGAGCTGGCGGCGGCGCTGCTGCACCGGCCACAGGTGCTGTTCCTGGACGAGCCGACCATCGGCCTGGACGTGAACATGCAGGAAGCGGTGCGCGAGTTCGTACAGGAGTACAACCGGCGCTACGGGGCGACCGTGATGCTGACCAGCCACTACATGGCGGATGTGACGGCGCTGGCCCAACGGATCCTGGTGATCGACCAGGGGCAGCTGGTGTTCGACGGCGATCTGGCCGCGCTGGCTGGGCAGGGAAGTGGTGGCAAGACCATCCGGGTGCAGTTGCGGCAGGTGGCGTCCCCGGAGGCGCTCGCCGGGTATGGCCGGGTGGTGTCCACGGACGGCCTGAGCGCCGAGCTGACCGTGCCGCGCGGCGAGGTCAGTGCGAGGGCAGCGCGACTCCTGGCCGATTTCGACGTGGCCGACCTGACGGTGGAGGATCCGCCCATCGAGGCGGTCATGGCGGAACTGTTCGGCGGCCGCCGGCCCGAAGTGCTGGAGGCCGTGGCGAAGGAGGAGGTGCCCGCGTGA
- the clpS gene encoding ATP-dependent Clp protease adapter ClpS: MTRRDGEGRTQTLERTQTQRPRLYRVLLLNDDYTPMEFVVMVLERYFRKAEQEAQLIMLAVHHKGRGVAGVYSRDVAETKVAQVTSHARSEGYPLQVVAEPEAQE; encoded by the coding sequence ATGACGCGCCGGGACGGTGAAGGACGCACGCAGACGCTGGAGCGCACGCAGACGCAGCGGCCCCGGCTGTACCGGGTGCTGCTGCTGAACGACGATTACACGCCCATGGAGTTCGTGGTCATGGTGCTGGAGCGCTACTTCCGCAAGGCAGAGCAGGAGGCGCAGCTGATCATGCTGGCCGTGCATCACAAGGGACGGGGGGTGGCGGGCGTGTACTCGCGGGATGTGGCCGAGACGAAGGTGGCGCAGGTGACGTCGCACGCGCGCTCGGAGGGGTATCCGTTGCAGGTCGTGGCGGAGCCGGAGGCACAGGAATGA